GACTATATTTGCGCTTGTCCCTTTAAGGGATAAAAACGACTCTATAATAGGGTTAGCAGGCGGAGAGATAAACCCGACCACTTATATGCTGAGCTCTGTCATCAAGGCAATACCTGCAGAGGCAGGCACATGGATAGAGCTTATAGACAGCAAAGGAACGGTCATTGCATCGAACAAGCCAAGCAGGCTTTTTACCTGTAGCGACCATGACAGATTTCTCAATAACCTTGTGATGACTAAAAAAACAGCAGTGGCAACCTGCCATAGATGCCATGAAGACGCTCAAAGCCCTGAAGATGCCGTATCAAAAAAGACAACTGACATGCTTGCCTTTTCCCCCCTTTCGGAGACCCTCTGGGGGGTGGCTGTAAGGGAGCCAGAAGAGGTTGTCTTTGCTCCATCAAAGGAACTTCAGAAGAAATTTCTTCTTCTGGGCTTCATATCCATGGGAAGTGCCCTTATAGCCGCAATTGGAATTAGTAGTAGCATTGTGAAACCCATAAAATCCCTTATAGCCGCTACAAAAAGAATCGCCGAAGGCAATCTTAAAGAGCCAGTAAAGGTTGTCTCTGCAAACGAGATAGGGCTTCTCAGCGAGAACTTCGAGGCAATGCGAATAGGGCTTTCCGAATCCCATGACAGAATCGAGAGGCATAATGAGGAGCTTGAAAGCCGGGTGGCTGAAAGGACAGAGGAGCTGATGAGGCACAAAAGGAGGCTTGCAAGTCTTCTTGAGAAGATTATAACTGCACAGGAGGAGGAAAGAAAAAGGGTAGCCAGAGAACTGCATGACGAGACCAGCCAATCTCTTGCCGCATTAGGTATGTCAATCGAGATAGCAGATATAGCCATCGGAGAGGGGAGACTTCCTGTTGGTGGCATGACCGAGCTTAAGGGAAAGGTCGAGCATGTGTTAGATGGCATAAACATGCTTATCCAGGACCTGAGACCCCTTATATTGGATGATTTGGGTTTTGAGTCAGCCATAAGGTGGCTACTTGAAAAACATATCGGAGAGAAAGGGATATCTTACTCCCTAAACATTACCGACAGGTTCAGAACTGCAATCCTGAGTTATACCCAATCGAAAAGGGCTGAGCTTATGCTTTTCAGGGTTATACAAGAGGCAATAATCAACATCTCAAAGTATGCAGGAGCAAAAGAGGTGTTTGTGTTTATGGAATCCGCAAACTCAAATATCCTTATAACAATCGCAGACGATGGAGTTGGCTTCGATGTCAATGCAGTGACCTTTTTAGGAGACAGAGACGAAAGCATTGGGTTTGGGATATTGGGCATGAGAGAGAGGGTATCCTTGCTCGATGGCAGATTAACCATCTGCTCGAGACTTGCAGAGGGCACCGAGATTTCGGTTATAATTCCATGGACAGGTTAAAAATGTCTAAGACAAAAATCATAATAGCAGACGACCACTCTTTAGTCAGAGAGGGCATAATTGCACTTCTTAAGCTGTATGACGATGTGGAGGTCATAGGCGAGGCAGAAAGCGGAAAAGAGGCAGTGGAGAAGGCAGACACCCTTAAGCCCGACATAATCCTTATGGATATTGCCATGCCAGGGCTTGGGGGCATGGAGGCAACATTAGAGATAAAAAAGAGACACCCCGATATAAAAATCCTTGTCCTTAGCCAGTATGACGATAAGGAATATGTGAGCAGGTTTCTTAAGGCAGGCGTTTCAGGCTATATCCTTAAACGGGCAGTTGGCTCTGACCTTATCACAGCCATAAGGGCGGTTGCCAAAGGACAGTCGTATCTACATCCTTCTATTGCACAGGAGGTCATAGAAGGCTATGTTGGAAAACATAAGGAGGCAGTAGACCCATACGAACTTCTTACGGACAGGGAAAAACAGGTTCTCAAGCTCATAGCAGAAGGCTATACCCATAAAGAGATAGCCTCTACCTTAGGAATAAGCGACAAGACAGTTATTGCACACCAGACAAACATCTCCGAGAAGCTTGACCTCCACA
Above is a genomic segment from Nitrospirota bacterium containing:
- a CDS encoding response regulator transcription factor; amino-acid sequence: MSKTKIIIADDHSLVREGIIALLKLYDDVEVIGEAESGKEAVEKADTLKPDIILMDIAMPGLGGMEATLEIKKRHPDIKILVLSQYDDKEYVSRFLKAGVSGYILKRAVGSDLITAIRAVAKGQSYLHPSIAQEVIEGYVGKHKEAVDPYELLTDREKQVLKLIAEGYTHKEIASTLGISDKTVIAHQTNISEKLDLHTKAELIKFAITRGIIKLKS
- a CDS encoding HAMP domain-containing protein, yielding MQKRIIVSTLLSLAVLLATLGLVSHLSIRDSINRSLDDRLRLANIISNYTDALLQGNITRLYDLSLAGAIDIRDGNWEPEKKAIRTAYQYSIFTDGIFLLDHQGNIVLNYPPGRQKENLMAVPYVKKAFEEKRAVISDVYTMPETQKRTIFALVPLRDKNDSIIGLAGGEINPTTYMLSSVIKAIPAEAGTWIELIDSKGTVIASNKPSRLFTCSDHDRFLNNLVMTKKTAVATCHRCHEDAQSPEDAVSKKTTDMLAFSPLSETLWGVAVREPEEVVFAPSKELQKKFLLLGFISMGSALIAAIGISSSIVKPIKSLIAATKRIAEGNLKEPVKVVSANEIGLLSENFEAMRIGLSESHDRIERHNEELESRVAERTEELMRHKRRLASLLEKIITAQEEERKRVARELHDETSQSLAALGMSIEIADIAIGEGRLPVGGMTELKGKVEHVLDGINMLIQDLRPLILDDLGFESAIRWLLEKHIGEKGISYSLNITDRFRTAILSYTQSKRAELMLFRVIQEAIINISKYAGAKEVFVFMESANSNILITIADDGVGFDVNAVTFLGDRDESIGFGILGMRERVSLLDGRLTICSRLAEGTEISVIIPWTG